Genomic segment of Psychrobacter sanguinis:
AGTTTCAACCAGACCAGGGGCTACGCAGTTAACCGTCACTTGACGTGAGCCAATTTCACGAGCTAAGGTGCGGCTAAAACCTTCAACACCTGCCTTGGTCGCTGCATAGTTGGCTTGACCCGCATTTCCCATCTCAGCCACCACAGAGGTGATATTAATGATACGCCCTTTACGCGCTTTCATCATACCTCTCATCGCCCGTTTACTCATACGATAGATGGCAGTTAAGTTGGTATCGACTACTTTATCCCAGTCTTCATCTTTCATGCGAATCAGCAAGCCATCTTGAGAGATACCAGCATTATTGACTAACACTTGGACGCTACCGTATACGCTTTCAATTTCTTCAAAGAGTTTGTCAATTTGCTCTTGATTGGTCACATCTAAGATGCGACCAATACCACCCGCATCATGTAAATACTCATCAATTGATTGAGCACCTTCTGCAGTGGTTGCTGTGCCAATAACAAAGTGTCCTTGCTTGGCAAAGCGTTTGGCAATGGCTTTACCAATACCACGACTGGCACCCGTCACTAAAGTAATTGTACGACTCATGCTAGCTCCCCATTCAATTTATCGAATAATTTAGCGAGACGCTCAGGCTTATCTGTGGGATAGGTAACAATCGGTGTGTCCTGTCTTTTAGCAAGGTTACTTAGCACCGTGCCCGCACCACACTCAATAATCATGTTAATGTGCTTGTCTGCTAATTTTTGCATTGTTTGAGTCCATAACACTGGATTACTCAATTGCTCAGTCAATGCTTTTTTAATAGCCACAATCGTTTTTTCTTCCACTGCATTTCTGTTCTGAATCACAGGAACCTTTGGCAACTGGAATTCACATTGAGCAAGTTTTTCAGCTAAGGCATCTGTGGCAGGCTGCATTAACGCACAATGTGAAGGAACGCTGACCTTAAGCGGCACCATTCTCTTACCCATACATTGTATGTGTTGGCTGAGAATGTCAACGCCTTCCGTGTTACCAGCAACCACTACTTGACCTGGGCTATTGAAATTAGCGGCGCTGACGATGGTATCGTCATTGTTACTTTCTACTTGTTCACAAACGCTAATTACTTGGCTATTGTCTAGGCCTAAGACCGCTGCCATCTTGGTATCTACACCCACTACCGCTTGCTGCATATATTGACCACGGGCATGAACCAATCTAATCGCATCTTCGAATTTTATTGCACCTGCAGCACATAAGGCACTATATTCACCTAGTGAATGTCCTGCAAAAAATAAGGGTTCGAAATCACTCTTTTCTTTGAGAATACGCCAAATAGCAATACTGGCTGCTAACAAAGCAGGTTGAGTATTTTCAGTCTTTGCCAGCTCTTCTTCATTCTGACAAACTGCCCACAAATCAAATCCTAACGCTTCACTGGCTTCGCTAAACGTTTGCTTTACGATAGGATATTCCTCGCTTAGCTCATTTAGCATACCTACAGTTTGCGAACCTTGGCCAGGAAATACAACGGCAATACGACGGGGCATATCTAGTTGACCTTGCTTTCTAACTGCTTGCGACGGTTTTAATGACATTTTCAGCCTTCTTGTGCCTAAACATACTCATAAAAAAAGAGCCAAGCGCCACTAATGATATAAAAGTCATTAGTAAGGCTTAGCTCTTGTATTAAACCACAATCATTATGAATGAATGTGACTTAGTCTTCTTGGCTCGCTTTGAACAATTGACGGCCACGATAGAAACCATCTTTAGTCATGTGATGACGACGATGCTTTTCACCAGTGGTAGCGTCAACGCTTAGCTCAGCAACTTCCATATGGTGGTGTGAACGACGCATATCACGGCGTGAGCGGCTTTTACGACTTTTTTGAACAGCCATGGGTCTTGCTCCTATTCTAAAATATGCTGTAGTGGTGAGGGCCCTGTATTTTATATAAACTTAGATACAAAATACAATATGCTCACTTAGCAAAATGAGTTCTCTATTGACCTCAATAAGAGCAACTCTTATTAAAAATCAAATAGGTTTAAAATCTGGGAATAATAAACGAGGGATTATACTCGCTTTATCGGATAAAATAAAGGGGTATTAATTTCGCAAGTTTACTTAGCCTAATAAATCCTATAACTAACAGACTTATAAACTCAGTTATAACTTACCCTTTAGTGCTTCAAGAGCCGCAAATGGATTTTCAGCTTCTTCTTCAATAATCTCACCCACTTGCTCAACCGCCATTTCGCAGTCGTCATGTTTGGCAGATAAAGGAACATCAAGTAAAAGCTCATCTTCCACTAACTTCTTCAGAGGCAATAATCTATCCCCTTTTATGTTTTCAGGCTGTTCCGCTAACAACTCTTCTAGCAGAAGATAGTCATCAGACTCATCAACCAAGCCTTGTTGCTCTTTACGTTGCAATAATATCAACTCTGCATCATGAGTAATATCGATATTTAACGGGGTAAGACAACGTTGGCAAGTCACCCAGATATCGCCAGAGAACTGCATAATCAAAGTCAGTAGCTGACCTTGTTTCTTCAGTTCACATTTTAAATCAATGGCTTTATCTTGGTATTCTTCAGGTACAATATCTACCAATCTGGTTAGAATTCGGGGAGTAATGGTACCAGACCAAGTATAGCCTACATCTTCCCATTTCTCTAAGTTAACATGATTAGGCAGCTGTAAGGCGCTTTTTTCTGTGTTGCTATTTTTAAGGTTGCTCAATTTAGAATCCGTCAAGTTGGTGGATATATTATCCTGGATGTATTTTGTCATACTTCTCTCTCATTTAAAACTGATATCAATGGCGTGACAGTTAACGGTACAATTCAGACTCTGCTACCGTGATCTTCTGTTTGAATAAAATGCTTTTGATAAAACAAGTTATCTAAAATACTTTTACTAAGATATCATCGATTGTCAGCACTGAATTAGTCGGTTGTCAGCCTTGATTTAATTGATAGAATGACATCTGGGCTTCTACCCTATCTAGTTAACCGGTTAGTAGGTCAACTGCTTAATTAGTTAATTAAGTGGCAAGTTTCAAATATCTTATCTTATCTGTATTCAAATACCATTAAGTAACTAGTGACATTATTTAGTAATATCGTTCGATCGCTTGGCCTCTGCCTAACGACATTGCTTTCATTTGCTAATATTGCTTCTGGTTATTAGTCTTATTTTTTTGTACTTGAGGGCTTAAAGGGCCATTTGCTAGCCCCCTATTAATTACTTTTTTTAATCACTTTGGATTGTTTTAACTTTATGTCTGTTATCAACTTCTCTGAGTTACCAATTTCGGCGTTGGCTACCTATTTGAAATCGACCACACATTTAAATCAGCAAGACACCTTGCCACTTTCAATCTCTGCCACGACGGAGCCAAGCTACCCCATCGGTACAAATATTGATATTTATCATTTTAAACAACAATGGCAGCAGCTGTATAAACAAAGTATACAAAATGAGCCTCTACAATATATAAACTCGACTGAATCTATCGAAAAACAACAAGTAGATTGGTTAATAAATTTATTTGATACGGTATTTGCTGCCAAAAATGTTGTCTTAGTTCGGGGTGACAGTGACCCTGAATATTTCCCTGCTACCGCTACTCATCCTGCTCGCATTGAATTTGCCCATGGTTTCTTCCAAAGTGCCTTACATGAAATAAGCCATTGGAGCTTGGCTGGCGCTCATCGCCGTACATTACCTGACTTTGGCTATTGGTATGCACCCGATGGCCGTACCGAAGCCCAACAGAAGGCTTTTGAACAGGTTGAAATCAAACCTCAGGCGATTGAATGTTTGTTTAGCCTAATGTGTGGCAGAAGCTTCAGGGTTTCACAAGACAACCTACATGCAAATTTTGATACCAGTCAAAGTACTTTTGCGATAGATGTGTATCATCAAGCACAACTTTACATTAATCAACCACAAAACTTACCTACTGACGCCAAAACTCTATTAACGGTTTTTGCTTTTGTGTGTCATGATACTATAGAGACTGGGCGTTAGCAGTGATATTCACCTAACAAGAGTGATTAAAAACTATAAGGTCATACTAACGTTAGACCTCAAAGACCAGTCCATGCTTTGTTGAAAATATAATATCGAAAAAAATAGTACCGATAACAATAAAGAAAATAATGAAGAAGATCGTTGTCTATAAACAGTAGCCACAGGAGCCATTTTATGCAAACTTTATATATTCACCCGGAAAACCCTCAGCCTAGACTGATAAGCCAAGTGGTCGATGCGTTAAACCGCGACCAACTCATTATTTATCCCACTGATACCAGTTACGCCTTTGGCTGTAAGATTGGATCAAAAGAAGCCATTGAAAAGCTGAGATTGATTCGTCAACTTGATGACAGGCATCAGTTCACCCTACTGTGCCGTGACCTGAGCGAAATCGCCACTTATGCCACTGTAGACAATCAACAATTTAAACTGCTTAAAGCCTCTACCCCATCCCCTATCACGTTTATTTTAGACGCCACTAAGGATGTACCCAAAAAGCTGTCTCATCCGAAGAAAAAGACCATCGGTATCAGAGTCCCCTCTAATCCGATTTCACAGATGATACTAGACGCTATGGGAGAACCTATTCTAACCAGCTCTTTAATCCTACCAGATATGCAACTTGCCTTAGATGACCCATTTGATATCGAGGATAAGCTTGGCAATAACATAGATGTGATGATTAATGCGGGTGTTCTAACCACTAAATTAACCACTATTGTCGATATGACGGTGTCACCACCTGAACTCATACGTCAAGGTGCAGGAGATGCTAGTTTACTCATTGATGAGTAATGCTATGGCTAGAATTGCAAATATAATGAATATTGACCCTGCTTAGCAAAATAACTTACCTAGCGAATTAACCTGTTTAATTCGCTTTTTTATATCTTTCTTATTTGACTTAACTTAGTATCATTGTGTTTTCATAAAACATAAGAAAACCTCAGTCGCTCAATAAATTGTATAAAACAAAATTTATAAAGCGACTGAGGTTTCTGTATAACTTGCTGTCGTGCTAGGTAGTTGACTAGTAAGCAAATACCTAGCCATTGACACCAATAAATCGAACTAATTAGAAAATTAGTCGCGATCTACTAGCTCAACATACGCCATTGGTGCATTGTCACCATCACGGTTGCCACATTTGATGATACGGATGTATCCACCTGGGCGCGCTTGATAACGTGGTGCTAATGTACCAAATAACTTACCAACCATATCTTTGTTACGCATACGGCTGAATGCTAAACGGCGGTTAGCAACTGAATCTTCTTTTGCCAAAGTAATTAAAGGCTCAGCTACACGGCGAAGCTCTTTAGCTTTAGGTAATGTTGTTTTAATCAGTTCATGCTCAAACAGAGAGTTTGTCATGTTCTGGAACATTGCCTTACGATGGCTGCCGGTGCGACCCAGCTTAACTCCACTCTTACGATGTCGCATGGTCAAATATCCTTAATAGTTTAACGGCTACGGTAAGAAAAACGGTCATCAACACGTAGATCTGCTGGCGGCCAATTTTCTAGGCGCATATCCAGTTCAAGACCTTTAGACGCTAATACGTCTTTAATTTCGGTTAATGATTTCTTACCAAGGTTTGGTGTTTTAAGCAGTTCAGTTTCTGAACGCTGTACCAAATCGCCGATATAGTAAATGTTTTCAGCTTTTAAACAGTTTGCTGAGCGAACCGTTAGTTCAAGGTCATCTACTGGGCGTAATAGCACAGGATCAACCTCTTCTTTCTCTTTCACAGGCTCTGGCGCTTCTTCTGCTTCTAAATCTACAAAAATAGAGATTTGTTGCTGCAAAATAGTTGCTGCTTTGCGAATTGCTTCTTCAGGATCGATCGTACCATTAGTTTCAAGCTCAATGATAAGACGGTCAAGATCCGTACGCTGTTCAACACGAGCATTCTCAACTTGGTAAGCTACGCGTGAAACTGGGCTAAAGCTAGCATCCAATTTCAAGCGACCAATGGCCTTAGTATCACCGTCTTCACGGCGAAGGTTAGCAGGCTCGTAACCACGGCCCATAACCACACGTAAGCGCATTTTTAGATGACCACGGTCACCTAGCGTACCTAGAACCAAATCAGGGTTAACAATATCAACGTTATGTGGCAGTTCAATATCTGCCGCCGTGATAATGCCAGGACCTTTTTTATCTAGCGTTAAAAATACTTCATTTTGATCGTGCATAGTAATTGCAAGACCTTTCAGATTTAATAATAAATCTAAAACGTCTTCTTGCAGACCTTCAAGGGTAGAATATTCATGATCTACGCCTTCAATTTCTGCTTCAATTACCGCTGCACCAGGTAACGAAGATAAAAGAATGCGACGAAGGGCATTACCTAGGGTATGCCCAAAGCCGCGTTCTAACGGCTCGAGCGTGACTTTTGCATTGGTTTCGTCAACCGCATCCACATTAATGGCATTAGGGGTCAGAAACTCGGTAGCATTTAGCATCATATTGTCACCTCGATTAGTTAATCAAATTATTGTTAGCGATTATTTAGAATACAATTCAACGATTAAGCTTTCGGTGATTTCTGCAGGTAGATCAATACGATCTGG
This window contains:
- the fabG gene encoding 3-oxoacyl-ACP reductase FabG, whose translation is MSRTITLVTGASRGIGKAIAKRFAKQGHFVIGTATTAEGAQSIDEYLHDAGGIGRILDVTNQEQIDKLFEEIESVYGSVQVLVNNAGISQDGLLIRMKDEDWDKVVDTNLTAIYRMSKRAMRGMMKARKGRIINITSVVAEMGNAGQANYAATKAGVEGFSRTLAREIGSRQVTVNCVAPGLVETDMTDELDERLLNSMLDAVPVGRLGQPEDVAAAVSYLASDEASYVTGAVIPVNGGMYM
- the fabD gene encoding ACP S-malonyltransferase; amino-acid sequence: MSLKPSQAVRKQGQLDMPRRIAVVFPGQGSQTVGMLNELSEEYPIVKQTFSEASEALGFDLWAVCQNEEELAKTENTQPALLAASIAIWRILKEKSDFEPLFFAGHSLGEYSALCAAGAIKFEDAIRLVHARGQYMQQAVVGVDTKMAAVLGLDNSQVISVCEQVESNNDDTIVSAANFNSPGQVVVAGNTEGVDILSQHIQCMGKRMVPLKVSVPSHCALMQPATDALAEKLAQCEFQLPKVPVIQNRNAVEEKTIVAIKKALTEQLSNPVLWTQTMQKLADKHINMIIECGAGTVLSNLAKRQDTPIVTYPTDKPERLAKLFDKLNGELA
- the rpmF gene encoding 50S ribosomal protein L32 translates to MAVQKSRKSRSRRDMRRSHHHMEVAELSVDATTGEKHRRHHMTKDGFYRGRQLFKASQED
- a CDS encoding YceD family protein, with amino-acid sequence MTKYIQDNISTNLTDSKLSNLKNSNTEKSALQLPNHVNLEKWEDVGYTWSGTITPRILTRLVDIVPEEYQDKAIDLKCELKKQGQLLTLIMQFSGDIWVTCQRCLTPLNIDITHDAELILLQRKEQQGLVDESDDYLLLEELLAEQPENIKGDRLLPLKKLVEDELLLDVPLSAKHDDCEMAVEQVGEIIEEEAENPFAALEALKGKL
- a CDS encoding elongation factor P hydroxylase, producing MSVINFSELPISALATYLKSTTHLNQQDTLPLSISATTEPSYPIGTNIDIYHFKQQWQQLYKQSIQNEPLQYINSTESIEKQQVDWLINLFDTVFAAKNVVLVRGDSDPEYFPATATHPARIEFAHGFFQSALHEISHWSLAGAHRRTLPDFGYWYAPDGRTEAQQKAFEQVEIKPQAIECLFSLMCGRSFRVSQDNLHANFDTSQSTFAIDVYHQAQLYINQPQNLPTDAKTLLTVFAFVCHDTIETGR
- a CDS encoding L-threonylcarbamoyladenylate synthase → MQTLYIHPENPQPRLISQVVDALNRDQLIIYPTDTSYAFGCKIGSKEAIEKLRLIRQLDDRHQFTLLCRDLSEIATYATVDNQQFKLLKASTPSPITFILDATKDVPKKLSHPKKKTIGIRVPSNPISQMILDAMGEPILTSSLILPDMQLALDDPFDIEDKLGNNIDVMINAGVLTTKLTTIVDMTVSPPELIRQGAGDASLLIDE
- the rplQ gene encoding 50S ribosomal protein L17; translated protein: MRHRKSGVKLGRTGSHRKAMFQNMTNSLFEHELIKTTLPKAKELRRVAEPLITLAKEDSVANRRLAFSRMRNKDMVGKLFGTLAPRYQARPGGYIRIIKCGNRDGDNAPMAYVELVDRD
- a CDS encoding DNA-directed RNA polymerase subunit alpha, translating into MMLNATEFLTPNAINVDAVDETNAKVTLEPLERGFGHTLGNALRRILLSSLPGAAVIEAEIEGVDHEYSTLEGLQEDVLDLLLNLKGLAITMHDQNEVFLTLDKKGPGIITAADIELPHNVDIVNPDLVLGTLGDRGHLKMRLRVVMGRGYEPANLRREDGDTKAIGRLKLDASFSPVSRVAYQVENARVEQRTDLDRLIIELETNGTIDPEEAIRKAATILQQQISIFVDLEAEEAPEPVKEKEEVDPVLLRPVDDLELTVRSANCLKAENIYYIGDLVQRSETELLKTPNLGKKSLTEIKDVLASKGLELDMRLENWPPADLRVDDRFSYRSR